Proteins encoded within one genomic window of Spirulina major PCC 6313:
- a CDS encoding CHASE2 domain-containing protein: protein MMIKRVELEFDGSLEIGFRVALTLGEDGAAPMLRERGNLPPAPELLRQLRHHWIQTYRPLGAPYSCRWQGEPQDFTFRIKPKRVISGRPLQEQIALCHDSARTLTQHFNEWLMAKSFRRIDLMLREQLHPRDMVRLLLRTNSLEFKKLPWDEWDLLDRYPQAVASFSPLETREVLIPPITQTGTVRILAILGHSAGIDVERDRRLLQQLPYAEPVFLDEPTLQDINDRLWTESWDILFFAGHSETQGEHGVIHINPTESLTIEQLWYTLRQAAQRGLQLAIFNSCDGLGLSQRLDDLHIPQMILMRELVPDRVAHQFLTYFLHTFAAGEPLYVAVRQARQRLHDELERDIPCASWLPVICQNPLVMPPSWEQLAGQGEKPEPSPMPSPPQRPRPRFWGWGVKVGVLVTIAIVTLRWLGVFQPLEWWAYDTMLRSRPSEPQDSRIVIVEITDRDQRLNPHAGTTPNSITDEVLYRLLTKIESYQPSAIGLYKLQDGDADAQTPELQTYLKNTPHLYGVCQRNIKESGSSIPGSQYIEDERHGFGDITLDRDGVVRRQLLILDSSVKSTCHAINALSLKVAQHYFPTISNPDEQFTSDDILQFHHPDMDSPQLIHKLHQHRGFYHPQQDHIITYQILLNYRQRDDLKTIAQTLSVTDVLTLEDRQLDGLFRDRIVLIGVNRSASPTYQDINHQPIQPLFIQAHMVSQLLDAAIGERPILHLANPIQSLAWIGLWCLSSAGLMVLSWRISWRPIVAIGCLLGIAILLSWQSLISGLVLPIVPASLGLITVSLVMLYWEHPTLAALTLNPSPKQGEGL from the coding sequence ATGATGATTAAGCGAGTAGAGTTAGAGTTTGATGGCTCCCTTGAAATAGGGTTTCGTGTTGCCCTGACTCTGGGTGAAGACGGTGCAGCACCGATGTTGAGGGAGCGGGGCAATTTACCCCCAGCCCCGGAACTGCTCCGTCAACTCCGACACCATTGGATACAGACCTATCGCCCCCTGGGTGCGCCCTATAGTTGTCGCTGGCAAGGGGAACCCCAGGATTTTACCTTTCGGATTAAACCCAAGCGCGTGATCAGTGGTCGGCCATTGCAGGAGCAGATTGCCCTGTGTCATGATTCGGCCCGAACCTTGACGCAGCATTTCAATGAGTGGTTAATGGCGAAGTCATTTCGCAGGATTGACCTGATGCTGCGGGAACAATTGCATCCCCGTGACATGGTGCGGCTGTTGCTGCGGACGAATAGCTTGGAGTTTAAAAAGCTGCCGTGGGATGAATGGGATTTGCTCGATCGCTACCCCCAGGCAGTGGCTTCGTTTAGCCCGTTGGAAACTCGCGAGGTTTTGATTCCGCCGATTACTCAAACTGGCACGGTACGAATTTTGGCGATCTTAGGTCATAGTGCGGGGATTGATGTGGAGCGCGATCGCCGCCTCCTCCAACAACTTCCCTACGCCGAGCCGGTTTTTTTAGACGAGCCAACCCTGCAAGATATTAACGATCGCCTTTGGACAGAATCATGGGATATTCTCTTTTTTGCGGGCCATAGCGAAACCCAAGGGGAGCATGGCGTGATTCACATCAACCCCACGGAATCCCTCACCATTGAGCAACTGTGGTACACCCTCCGCCAAGCGGCTCAACGGGGGCTACAACTGGCGATTTTTAACTCCTGCGATGGGCTAGGACTCTCCCAACGGTTGGATGATCTCCATATTCCCCAGATGATTCTGATGCGCGAGCTTGTCCCTGATCGCGTTGCTCACCAATTTTTGACCTATTTTCTGCACACCTTTGCGGCGGGGGAACCGCTGTACGTGGCGGTGCGGCAAGCCCGGCAACGGCTGCACGATGAACTGGAGCGGGATATTCCCTGTGCGAGTTGGCTGCCGGTGATTTGTCAAAATCCCCTGGTGATGCCGCCAAGTTGGGAGCAGTTGGCGGGCCAAGGGGAAAAACCGGAGCCGTCCCCCATGCCCTCACCACCGCAGCGGCCGCGACCCCGGTTCTGGGGGTGGGGGGTAAAGGTGGGGGTGCTGGTGACGATCGCGATCGTTACCCTGCGTTGGTTGGGGGTATTCCAGCCGCTGGAATGGTGGGCCTATGACACGATGCTGCGATCGCGCCCCTCCGAACCCCAAGATTCCCGCATCGTCATCGTCGAAATCACCGACCGCGACCAACGCCTCAACCCCCACGCCGGAACCACCCCCAACTCGATCACCGATGAGGTGCTCTATCGCCTCCTCACCAAAATTGAATCCTATCAACCAAGTGCGATCGGTCTTTACAAACTCCAAGATGGTGATGCCGATGCCCAAACCCCCGAACTACAAACCTACTTAAAAAACACCCCCCACCTCTACGGCGTGTGTCAACGCAACATCAAGGAATCCGGGAGTTCCATCCCTGGCTCACAATACATTGAAGACGAGCGCCATGGCTTTGGCGACATCACGCTGGATCGCGATGGCGTAGTGCGTCGTCAGCTTTTGATCCTGGACTCTTCTGTAAAATCAACCTGTCACGCCATTAATGCTCTGAGCTTGAAAGTAGCCCAGCATTATTTCCCCACGATCTCAAACCCGGATGAGCAATTCACATCAGACGACATTTTACAATTCCATCATCCTGATATGGATTCCCCCCAACTGATCCACAAACTTCATCAACACCGGGGCTTTTACCACCCCCAACAGGATCACATCATTACCTATCAAATTCTGCTTAACTATCGCCAGCGTGACGATCTTAAAACCATCGCCCAAACTCTTTCAGTGACCGATGTTTTAACCCTAGAGGATCGCCAACTCGACGGACTGTTTCGCGATCGCATTGTCTTGATCGGCGTGAATCGAAGCGCATCTCCGACCTATCAAGACATTAACCATCAACCCATTCAACCGCTTTTCATTCAAGCCCACATGGTCAGCCAATTGTTGGATGCGGCGATCGGGGAGCGTCCCATTTTGCACTTGGCCAACCCAATCCAATCCTTGGCTTGGATTGGGTTGTGGTGTTTGAGTAGTGCGGGGTTAATGGTGTTATCCTGGCGAATATCCTGGCGGCCAATCGTGGCAATCGGTTGCTTATTAGGCATCGCAATTCTACTCAGTTGGCAGAGTTTAATATCTGGCTTAGTCTTGCCGATTGTGCCTGCATCGCTAGGGTTAATCACGGTGAGTTTAGTGATGCTCTATTGGGAGCATCCCACTTTGGCAGCCCTCACCCTAAATCCCTCTCCCAAGCAGGGAGAGGGACTTTGA
- a CDS encoding DUF928 domain-containing protein: MKFPCRSVLWSMVYVMSGISAIAQTFSPFNIQPPPDADSDNRGSVGPERRDCETLANVFMPIVPNYSTATDTAPRQRYGWSSPDQPTLWFYLPYETAFIKTADFSVWRLESQGEPTLIYDAIIEQPQRGFFSIVLDDQSQPLTPNTLYQVTVYVEAYCDLTSPIIGDSASTWIKVIETETPAAGLPVSAQVADYLDRSLWYDAVNLSLQQYCRDQTSTELAALLQAALGESFTFPEQAECTTASFQSE; encoded by the coding sequence ATGAAATTTCCGTGCCGTTCGGTGTTGTGGTCTATGGTGTATGTCATGAGTGGGATAAGTGCGATCGCCCAGACCTTTTCCCCTTTCAACATCCAACCTCCCCCCGATGCAGACAGCGATAATCGTGGCAGTGTTGGCCCTGAGCGTCGCGACTGTGAAACCTTAGCCAACGTGTTCATGCCCATCGTGCCGAACTACAGCACCGCCACCGATACAGCACCGAGGCAACGCTACGGCTGGAGCAGCCCTGATCAGCCCACCCTCTGGTTTTATCTACCCTACGAAACCGCGTTCATTAAGACAGCCGACTTTAGTGTGTGGCGATTGGAGAGTCAAGGGGAACCGACATTAATCTACGATGCGATCATTGAGCAGCCACAACGTGGGTTTTTCAGCATTGTCCTAGATGACCAAAGTCAACCCCTCACGCCGAACACCTTGTATCAAGTCACGGTTTATGTAGAGGCCTATTGTGATCTCACATCCCCCATTATTGGAGACTCGGCCAGCACCTGGATTAAAGTGATCGAGACCGAGACTCCAGCGGCGGGGCTACCGGTTTCAGCTCAAGTGGCGGATTATCTCGATCGCTCCCTGTGGTACGACGCAGTTAATCTGTCACTGCAACAGTATTGCCGCGATCAGACCTCGACAGAGTTGGCAGCCTTGTTACAGGCTGCCTTAGGAGAGTCATTCACCTTCCCAGAGCAAGCCGAATGTACTACTGCCAGTTTCCAATCAGAATAA
- a CDS encoding CHAT domain-containing protein: protein MARKRPLFSTAIQSLLIAGTLLLSGSGFTVESRLEAAATAYQAGQYQEAIAQLEPLISELAGQPEQQIIARLNLASAYLAIAHPTAAQPHIHRIESLLHPNTPPRLRAAFYEVRGQVQFSLGHYAQALTDWETAEQMFSPLRQPQNTQRTRLHQVQALEALGQYRAAMERIIPLYQQVQVAPPSPFKAQVYRQLAALGQGVGEFDQRLNLVSIPIEARKDDQRINYLWQALQLLNEAIALTEPFNAPQLQADIRLELGNLERASFAWARDAHDRVPSLSTGPDQQAIYAQAALTHYQTAAQQNPALRTQAQMNQISLLVEVLQAAPSLPFPASHLRDLIAQTPHIAADLHTQPPSRDRFFQQLNLADQLLNYYDLTGQLPDHQEAIAHLLTDTLNSVNVPGSSSSICDTSTSQTTDALVAAYAFLYLGTLQEKQGQGSQAQACTEAAFWLAQPLHHKPLLYQVQWQMGRLLARSPHRRPEAIAAYENTLDILDQIRADLVSLNQSEFRFSFRNGVEPVYRELMALLLASDSAAAPKQAGNTESASSPDDLQRVTDVLAELQVATIEDYLRCNLQASDHQTAAELAQATESSNAVLIYPILTENRLEIILKHPQSGMLIRRSAGAMTEAELNRQITQLHWAIHRDRTPQNSPIFHQLYQQFIAPIAPELAKTGADTLIFGLDRFFQNIPMAALYDGEQYLVENYALAVNVGLPLYANSELPPPDRFNILLTGNSQAFKTGNIQLPFVAQELKQIQTLWPEQATVLQDEAFTLDALRENLRTEPFSIVHLATHGFFSSSPDKTYILTQDQQVDLTAIATLLQHRAASTPEAIQLLVLSACQTATGDRRAALGLAGMAVQTGARSAIASLRQVPDRSTANLMTELYTALKTPDITRAQALQQAQLALLQDPESGLVAPKHWSSFILIGNWQ from the coding sequence ATGGCAAGAAAACGGCCTCTATTTTCAACTGCAATACAATCCCTTTTAATCGCGGGGACGTTACTGCTGTCGGGTTCCGGGTTTACGGTGGAGTCACGCCTAGAAGCCGCCGCGACAGCGTACCAGGCGGGGCAATACCAAGAGGCGATCGCCCAGTTAGAACCGCTCATCTCAGAACTCGCCGGACAACCGGAGCAACAGATCATCGCCCGTCTGAATTTAGCATCGGCCTATTTAGCGATCGCCCACCCCACCGCTGCCCAACCCCACATCCACCGCATTGAATCTCTCCTGCACCCCAATACCCCGCCCCGCCTCCGAGCCGCCTTTTATGAGGTGCGTGGCCAAGTTCAGTTTTCCCTCGGTCACTACGCCCAAGCCCTAACGGATTGGGAAACGGCCGAACAGATGTTTAGCCCCTTGCGTCAACCCCAAAACACCCAACGGACTCGCCTCCATCAAGTGCAAGCCCTAGAAGCCCTAGGGCAATATCGGGCTGCGATGGAGCGCATTATACCCTTATATCAACAGGTACAGGTTGCCCCTCCTTCCCCGTTTAAAGCCCAGGTTTATCGACAATTAGCGGCATTGGGACAAGGGGTGGGGGAATTTGATCAGCGGTTAAATCTGGTGAGTATACCGATCGAAGCCCGCAAAGATGATCAACGGATAAACTACCTGTGGCAGGCGTTACAGCTTTTAAACGAGGCGATCGCCCTCACCGAACCATTCAACGCCCCCCAACTTCAGGCGGACATCCGGCTAGAACTCGGTAACCTAGAGCGAGCGAGCTTCGCCTGGGCAAGGGATGCCCACGATCGCGTCCCCAGTCTCAGCACGGGGCCAGATCAACAGGCTATTTACGCTCAAGCGGCCCTCACGCATTACCAAACAGCAGCACAACAAAATCCCGCTTTACGCACTCAAGCCCAAATGAATCAAATCAGTTTGTTGGTGGAGGTGCTCCAAGCCGCTCCCTCCCTGCCGTTTCCAGCATCTCATCTGAGGGATTTAATCGCCCAAACCCCCCATATTGCCGCCGATCTCCACACTCAACCGCCGAGCCGCGATCGCTTCTTCCAACAACTCAACCTTGCGGATCAACTACTGAATTACTACGACCTCACGGGGCAACTACCCGACCACCAGGAGGCGATCGCCCACCTCCTCACCGATACCCTCAACAGTGTTAATGTCCCCGGTTCCTCCTCGTCCATTTGCGACACATCCACAAGCCAGACCACCGATGCGCTGGTGGCGGCCTATGCCTTTTTATACCTAGGAACCCTCCAGGAAAAACAAGGACAGGGATCTCAAGCCCAAGCCTGCACCGAAGCGGCGTTTTGGTTGGCGCAACCCTTGCACCATAAACCCTTGCTCTATCAAGTTCAATGGCAGATGGGGCGACTATTGGCGCGATCGCCCCACAGGCGACCGGAGGCGATCGCCGCCTATGAAAACACCCTCGATATTCTCGATCAAATTCGCGCCGATTTGGTCAGCCTCAATCAGTCTGAATTTCGGTTTTCCTTTCGTAATGGGGTTGAGCCAGTGTATCGCGAGTTAATGGCGTTACTGCTCGCCTCGGACAGTGCAGCCGCCCCCAAACAAGCCGGAAACACCGAATCAGCGTCAAGCCCCGACGACCTACAGCGAGTCACGGATGTGTTGGCTGAATTACAAGTGGCAACCATTGAAGATTATTTACGGTGTAATTTACAAGCCAGTGATCATCAAACAGCCGCCGAATTAGCCCAAGCCACAGAGTCGAGTAATGCGGTACTAATCTATCCCATCCTGACGGAAAATCGCCTCGAAATCATCCTCAAACACCCTCAGAGTGGGATGCTCATTCGACGCTCTGCGGGTGCAATGACCGAAGCAGAATTAAATCGTCAGATCACGCAACTTCATTGGGCAATCCATCGCGATCGCACGCCCCAAAATTCCCCCATTTTCCATCAACTGTATCAGCAGTTCATTGCCCCCATTGCTCCCGAATTGGCAAAAACGGGCGCAGATACGCTCATCTTCGGTCTCGACCGCTTCTTTCAAAATATTCCCATGGCTGCCCTCTACGATGGCGAACAGTATTTAGTAGAAAACTATGCCCTCGCTGTTAATGTTGGGCTGCCTCTCTATGCGAACTCTGAACTACCACCGCCAGACCGTTTCAATATTCTCCTGACGGGCAATAGCCAAGCGTTTAAAACCGGCAATATTCAACTGCCCTTTGTGGCGCAAGAACTGAAGCAAATCCAAACCCTGTGGCCCGAACAGGCGACAGTATTGCAAGATGAAGCCTTCACACTCGATGCGTTGCGCGAAAATCTTCGCACCGAACCCTTTTCAATTGTGCATCTGGCGACCCATGGTTTTTTTAGTTCCAGCCCGGACAAGACCTATATTTTGACCCAAGACCAACAGGTGGATTTGACTGCGATCGCGACCCTCCTGCAACATCGCGCTGCCAGCACACCGGAGGCAATTCAACTGTTGGTGTTGAGTGCCTGTCAAACGGCGACGGGAGATCGACGGGCAGCCCTAGGGTTGGCGGGCATGGCGGTACAGACAGGGGCCAGAAGCGCGATCGCGTCTTTACGACAAGTTCCGGATCGCTCCACCGCTAACCTCATGACTGAACTCTATACCGCCCTCAAAACCCCTGATATTACCCGCGCCCAAGCCCTCCAGCAGGCCCAACTCGCCCTCCTTCAAGATCCTGAATCGGGACTCGTTGCGCCGAAACATTGGAGTTCATTTATTCTGATTGGAAACTGGCAGTAG
- a CDS encoding ShlB/FhaC/HecB family hemolysin secretion/activation protein: MGSLLLSGLCPPSLLAQTPPPADLRPEQPAPPLPDVPDLPTETPPLLPGLDSTPPPSSTPPDVTRYRVDRIVVAGSTVFTAAEFEAVLATVPRLGAANTWSMVELQRAIAQITDLYVQQGYITTGAFLPPQTQYRADNRVIVIQVLEGRMTDIQVEVQGKLTADYVRSRLNLATTTPLQQSTIENALKLLQRDPNIGEVQANLAAGPEHGTNILRVVVTSRDQVGLSIQSDNQRSPSVGSDRQGATVRVQNLSGWGDVASLDYSRTAGSDSLNWSYTLPVSPHNTTLYTNGGIADSTIIESPFDRLDIQSQSHYLNLGLRHPLWQTPTDEFAVGLQLSHSHNQTTLLDIPFPLAPGADVEGRTRILALRLIQDWTTQGQTFVFALRSQFSLGLDALDATINSTAPDSRFLSWYGQAQWVKLLGTKRLIVRGEVQLSDRPLLSGEQFGLGGQNTIRGYRQNALLTDNGLLGMVELFVPIVQGGDRAWAVQLIPFINIGTGWNSGSSTQPQTQTLLSIGSGLQLSLFRQLTARLDWGVPLIHLEDTNATWQENGLYFQLQYNPF, from the coding sequence GTGGGTAGCCTGCTCCTGAGTGGATTGTGTCCCCCCTCACTTTTAGCCCAAACCCCTCCCCCTGCTGATCTGCGTCCTGAACAGCCTGCGCCCCCACTGCCCGATGTCCCCGATCTTCCCACGGAGACTCCGCCGCTGTTGCCGGGTCTTGACTCCACTCCGCCGCCCTCATCGACCCCGCCTGATGTCACACGCTATCGAGTTGATCGCATCGTCGTGGCGGGCAGTACCGTTTTTACGGCGGCGGAGTTTGAGGCGGTCTTGGCAACGGTGCCGAGGCTGGGGGCGGCGAATACTTGGTCAATGGTGGAACTCCAACGTGCGATCGCCCAGATTACAGACCTTTATGTTCAACAGGGCTACATCACCACGGGGGCGTTTTTGCCGCCGCAGACTCAATATCGGGCAGACAATCGCGTCATTGTGATTCAAGTGTTAGAGGGTCGGATGACGGATATTCAGGTGGAAGTGCAGGGGAAATTAACAGCGGACTATGTGCGATCGCGCCTCAACCTTGCCACCACCACCCCCCTCCAGCAAAGCACAATTGAAAACGCCCTCAAACTGTTACAGCGTGACCCAAACATTGGCGAGGTACAGGCCAACCTAGCGGCGGGCCCTGAACATGGCACGAATATTTTGCGGGTGGTGGTGACAAGCCGCGATCAAGTTGGGCTATCTATCCAGAGTGATAATCAGCGATCGCCCAGTGTGGGGAGCGATCGTCAAGGGGCAACCGTGAGGGTGCAAAATCTCTCCGGGTGGGGCGATGTGGCCAGCCTAGACTATAGCCGCACCGCCGGGAGCGACAGCCTGAACTGGAGTTACACCCTCCCCGTCAGCCCCCACAACACCACCCTCTACACCAACGGCGGCATTGCTGACAGCACGATTATTGAATCTCCCTTTGATCGCCTTGATATTCAATCCCAATCCCACTACCTCAATCTGGGGTTGCGGCATCCCCTCTGGCAAACCCCAACCGACGAGTTTGCCGTAGGACTTCAACTGTCCCACAGTCACAACCAGACCACGTTGCTAGACATTCCCTTTCCCCTCGCACCAGGGGCGGATGTGGAGGGACGTACCCGCATCTTGGCCCTGCGGTTGATTCAAGACTGGACAACCCAAGGCCAGACATTCGTTTTTGCCCTGCGATCGCAATTCAGCCTTGGCCTTGATGCCCTCGATGCCACGATTAACAGCACTGCCCCCGATAGTCGCTTTCTGAGTTGGTACGGTCAAGCCCAATGGGTGAAACTCTTGGGGACAAAGCGGCTGATAGTGCGGGGGGAGGTGCAACTGAGCGATCGCCCCCTGCTATCGGGGGAACAGTTCGGCCTCGGTGGTCAGAATACGATACGCGGCTATCGTCAAAACGCACTGCTCACCGATAACGGCTTGCTCGGTATGGTGGAGTTGTTTGTGCCGATTGTGCAGGGGGGCGATCGCGCTTGGGCGGTGCAACTCATTCCCTTTATTAACATCGGCACAGGTTGGAACAGTGGCAGCAGCACACAACCCCAAACTCAAACCTTGCTCTCGATCGGGTCAGGCTTACAACTGTCGCTGTTCAGACAGTTGACCGCCCGCCTTGATTGGGGCGTTCCTTTAATTCACCTTGAAGACACAAACGCAACATGGCAAGAAAACGGCCTCTATTTTCAACTGCAATACAATCCCTTTTAA
- a CDS encoding GH3 auxin-responsive promoter family protein: MANLLLALIGGAARHARNRFIQQTQRTAAIQTEFLAQLLQVNRNTVLGQALGLGTVQTLSDFRQQVPVTQYSTYEPYVERMFQGEQNVMTPDPAIYFSITSGSTGNRKMLPITKRSRQAVSRANQVAMGFAAWVAQRDRRPLGKMLFNNSARPFGYSPQGIAYGPISVGDINLLGPIYQQVFAHPVDVLRIEDGETRNYLALLFALRDRNLGLLSATFPLYALTFCQAIEHHAPSLIHDLKTGTLPDWLQLDSALKRRLTRQWRSDPHRAAELAQIFHHTGHLYPKDAWPKLSFMITARGGTSDFYFERFPEYFGDLPIFGGTYSSAEAVYGMHRDFGTDGAILAVNSGFYEFIPESEWEATEPQTVLPHEVNVGDRYRILVTALNGLYRYDIGDVVEIEGFYHDAPMLIFRHRRGGLLSATTEKTTEYHLVATFNQLQTEFNLTLTYFCVTLSDDIPPHYRVNIELAPGQVLNNPDRFIHRFDQILASVHASYAYRRPSPIPDPRLRILAPGSFNELRRRSLARGVLESQLKLPHLTSDRTYLDGITVEREVVMR, from the coding sequence ATGGCTAACCTGTTGCTGGCGTTGATTGGAGGAGCGGCCCGCCACGCTCGTAACCGCTTTATTCAGCAGACCCAACGCACCGCTGCGATCCAAACCGAATTTTTAGCGCAGTTGCTTCAGGTCAATCGCAACACCGTTTTAGGGCAGGCCTTAGGCTTAGGCACGGTGCAAACCCTGTCAGACTTTCGCCAGCAAGTGCCAGTGACGCAGTACAGCACCTATGAACCCTATGTAGAGCGGATGTTTCAGGGGGAGCAAAATGTGATGACCCCCGACCCGGCGATTTATTTCAGCATTACCAGCGGTTCAACGGGAAATCGCAAAATGTTGCCGATTACGAAGCGATCGCGCCAGGCCGTCAGTCGGGCGAATCAGGTGGCGATGGGGTTTGCCGCCTGGGTGGCGCAGCGCGATCGCCGTCCCTTGGGGAAGATGTTGTTTAATAATTCGGCGCGGCCCTTTGGCTATTCCCCCCAGGGCATCGCCTACGGGCCGATTAGTGTGGGGGATATTAACCTGTTAGGGCCGATTTATCAGCAGGTGTTCGCGCATCCGGTGGATGTGTTGCGGATTGAAGACGGCGAAACACGCAACTATTTAGCGTTGTTGTTTGCGTTGCGCGATCGCAATCTTGGCCTGCTCAGTGCCACCTTTCCCCTCTATGCCCTCACCTTCTGCCAAGCGATCGAACACCACGCCCCCAGCCTCATCCACGACCTCAAAACCGGCACATTACCCGACTGGCTGCAACTGGATTCCGCTCTCAAGCGCCGCCTCACCCGCCAATGGCGCAGCGACCCCCACCGCGCCGCCGAACTCGCCCAAATTTTCCACCATACCGGCCATCTCTACCCTAAAGACGCTTGGCCCAAGCTCTCGTTTATGATCACGGCGCGGGGCGGCACGTCGGACTTTTATTTTGAGCGATTCCCGGAATATTTTGGCGATCTTCCCATCTTTGGGGGGACTTATTCCTCAGCGGAGGCGGTGTATGGAATGCATCGGGATTTTGGCACCGATGGGGCGATTTTGGCGGTGAATAGTGGGTTTTATGAGTTTATCCCTGAATCGGAATGGGAGGCGACAGAACCCCAAACGGTGCTGCCCCACGAAGTGAATGTGGGCGATCGCTACCGCATCCTCGTGACCGCCCTCAACGGCCTCTATCGCTACGACATCGGCGATGTGGTGGAAATCGAAGGGTTTTACCATGACGCACCGATGCTGATTTTTCGTCATCGTCGCGGCGGTCTCCTCTCCGCCACCACCGAAAAAACCACCGAATATCACCTCGTCGCCACCTTCAACCAACTCCAAACCGAATTTAACCTCACCCTCACTTATTTCTGCGTCACCCTCTCCGACGACATCCCGCCCCATTATCGCGTCAACATCGAACTCGCACCGGGGCAAGTGTTAAACAATCCCGATCGCTTTATCCACCGCTTTGATCAGATTCTCGCCAGCGTTCACGCCTCCTATGCCTATCGTCGCCCCAGTCCCATTCCTGACCCCCGCCTGCGCATCTTAGCCCCCGGCAGTTTTAACGAACTCCGCCGCCGCTCCTTGGCGCGGGGCGTGCTGGAATCGCAGTTAAAGTTACCCCACCTGACGAGCGATCGCACCTATCTCGATGGCATCACCGTCGAGCGAGAAGTCGTGATGCGATAG
- a CDS encoding EVE domain-containing protein has translation MAYWLFQGNPKYYRIQDAIRDFDEMPWLTTRYAKEIALGDGVIVWIAGKEAGAYAIAEISGLPELMPNPSDRAYWIDKSRIGTRPQALLRFTHKLTTPILRTTVRQDPILKDLTIIRAPNSTNFRITPAHWERFHTLIAEPTA, from the coding sequence ATGGCATACTGGCTGTTTCAAGGCAACCCAAAATACTACCGGATTCAGGATGCGATCCGGGATTTTGATGAAATGCCGTGGCTCACAACTCGCTATGCCAAAGAAATCGCCCTGGGGGATGGGGTGATCGTTTGGATTGCGGGCAAAGAAGCGGGGGCCTATGCGATCGCAGAAATTAGCGGCCTGCCGGAATTGATGCCGAATCCGAGCGATCGCGCCTATTGGATCGACAAAAGCCGGATCGGCACGCGCCCCCAAGCCCTGCTCCGCTTCACCCACAAACTCACCACCCCCATCCTCCGCACCACCGTCCGCCAAGACCCCATCCTCAAAGACCTCACGATCATCCGCGCCCCCAACAGCACCAACTTCCGCATCACCCCCGCTCACTGGGAGCGCTTCCACACCCTGATCGCTGAGCCCACGGCTTAA
- a CDS encoding nucleotidyltransferase family protein gives MINRTPHCLEIRPGLAIERDRLATLCQQWQIIKLELFGSVLRDDFHPTSDIDILATFHPTARITFFDLDQIESQLSPLLHNRPIDLTTRRAIEQSHNPIHRAAILNHTRLIYSL, from the coding sequence ATGATCAACAGGACTCCCCACTGCTTAGAAATTCGCCCTGGACTGGCCATTGAGCGTGATCGCCTTGCGACTCTCTGCCAACAGTGGCAGATTATCAAGCTTGAACTGTTTGGTTCCGTTCTCCGGGATGATTTTCACCCCACCAGCGACATCGATATTCTTGCTACATTTCACCCCACAGCTCGGATTACATTTTTTGACCTCGATCAGATTGAAAGCCAACTAAGTCCCCTACTCCACAATCGCCCCATTGACCTCACCACGCGGCGGGCGATCGAACAAAGCCACAACCCGATTCATCGTGCTGCCATTCTTAACCATACCCGCCTCATCTATTCCCTATGA
- a CDS encoding AvaI/BsoBI family type II restriction endonuclease: protein MEIKNSLLTASGISEKAKKYLQEHDRKRAINGLIENFLEPSGKAFVDELVYRFLLTKGDSLGGSMRNLAGVLGEWKFTRILIATCSISGMDFEYLDSKTKKWTHFNSEPEVEKYVKGLHWVSNQNKRTLLYNLTVPTVKKNVDLCLFDCSPNEIVSGKNSNSAHHDPKKYLALGELKGGIDPAGADEHWKTANSALNRIRTSFSAKGYHPKTFFVGAAIENAMAQEIYQQLNNNTLSNGANLTNETQVVSLCDWLIKL from the coding sequence TTGGAAATCAAAAATTCTTTGCTTACAGCATCTGGAATTTCTGAAAAAGCAAAAAAATATTTACAAGAACATGATAGAAAAAGAGCAATAAATGGTCTAATAGAAAATTTTCTGGAACCATCTGGAAAAGCATTCGTAGATGAATTAGTTTATCGTTTTTTGCTAACGAAAGGTGATTCACTGGGCGGTAGCATGAGAAACCTTGCCGGTGTGTTGGGAGAATGGAAATTCACGAGAATTTTGATTGCCACATGCTCTATTAGCGGAATGGATTTTGAATATCTTGATTCTAAAACAAAAAAATGGACACATTTTAATTCTGAGCCTGAAGTCGAAAAATATGTTAAAGGTTTACATTGGGTATCCAATCAAAATAAACGAACCTTACTCTATAACTTGACCGTGCCAACAGTAAAAAAGAATGTTGATCTTTGTTTATTCGATTGTTCACCAAATGAAATTGTATCTGGCAAAAATAGTAATTCAGCACATCATGATCCTAAAAAATATCTTGCTTTAGGAGAATTGAAGGGTGGTATTGACCCGGCTGGGGCAGATGAGCACTGGAAAACTGCAAACTCAGCATTAAATAGAATTAGAACTTCATTTTCTGCTAAAGGCTATCATCCTAAAACTTTTTTTGTTGGTGCAGCAATTGAGAATGCTATGGCACAAGAGATTTATCAGCAACTGAATAATAATACTCTTTCAAATGGAGCTAATTTAACAAACGAAACTCAAGTTGTTTCTTTATGTGACTGGCTAATCAAACTATAA